A stretch of DNA from Rheinheimera sp. MMS21-TC3:
GAACCACCACCGCCGCAAGCGGCCAATGCTGATAGTATTAGCGCAATAAATAGTCGCTGGACGTTCCGCATGAAAACTCTCCCTAGCTGTTTTTTTATAATTTATTTTTTGATTTATAATACATCTTAAACAATAACCTTATAAAGATCATTGCAATTTTAATTTTTTTTTGTCTTTATCTGCCCATCTATAGCACAACCTGTTAGTCTTAGCGCCATTCAATACTCATTATTAGTCAGAAGTTATGGCAAACGATAAAAAATTAGGCTTAACAGCCCGCATTGTTATTGGCATGTGCGCCGGTATTCTTGTTGGATTTTTATTCAAAACAATCTTAGCTGGCCAAGAAGAGCGCATCCTTTCTATCTTTGGGTTCGACTTTGCAATTAAAGCATTTTTTGTTGATGGTTTATTCCATGTTGGTGGTGAAATATTTATTGCCAGCTTAAAAATGCTTGTTGTACCTTTAGTTTTTGTCTCTCTAGTATGTGGTACTTGCTCACTTTCCGATACTTCAAGTTTAGGTAGGCTAGGCGGAAAAACTATAGGTTTATATCTACTTACTACTGCTATTGCTATTTCCATCGCTATTTTTGCAGCCTTAATCTTTAGCCCTGGTTTAGGCGTAGAAATGCAAGCAGACACTACTTTTAGTTTAAGTGAAGCCCCTTCGCTATCACAGGTATTTATTAATATATTCCCCAGCAATCCGTTTGAGTCTATGGCTAAAGGTAACATGCTGCAGGTTATTGTTTTTGCAGTATTATTTGGTTTAGCTATGGCTATGAGCGGTAAATCAGGTGAACGCTTAGCCGCTGTATTCTCTGATTTAAACGATGTAATTATGAAATTAGTCACAGTACTGATGAATTTAGCGCCTTATGGTGTGTTTTTCTTAATGGCTAAATTGTTTACTACCTTAGGGTTTGAAACTATCGCTAGCTTAGCTAAGTACTTTGCTGTGGTGTTATTTGTATTGTTATTTCATGGTTTTGTGGTGTATGGCGCTATGCTAAAATTAGTGTCGGGTTTAAATCCAAAGATTTTCTTTAGTAAAATGCGCGATGCCGCCTTATTTGGCTTTAGTACCTCAAGCAGTAACGCTTCTATGCCAGTAACAATGGAGACAGTCACTAAAAAGTTAGGCGTCAAAAATAGTGTTGCTTCTTTTACTGTTCCACTTGGCGCCACCATCAATATGGATGGTACTGCTATTATGCAAGGCGTTGCTACGGTATTTATTGCTCAAGTTTTTGCTGTTGACTTAACAATCACTGACTTTTTAATGGTTATTCTAACTGCAACCTTAGCCTCAGTCGGTACAGCAGGCGTTCCAGGCGTTGGCTTAATCATGCTAGCTATGGTGTTGCAGCAAGTTGGCCTACCGGTTGAAGGTATAGGTTTAATTATTGGTGTTGATAGACTACTAGATATGACCAGAACTTCTGTCAATATCAGTGGTGACGCTATGGTGTCGTGTATCGTAGGTAAGAGTGAAAAAGAATTCGATATTGATGTATTTAATGATCCTAATGCTGGTGTTAAAGACGAAAACATAGACTTTAATCAACTGCGCTAACTTATAAAAATCTTATAAAGCCCATACCTAATTTATATTTAGCTATGGGCTTTTTTGTTTGCTCTAATTAAAACTTATTAAGTAAGCGGTTTCTATCAACTTTGATACCGAAAATTTACGCTTTGCGAAGCCTTTAGCAGTAAGATCTTGCACAGCTAACTCTTTGATACTCGCCGAGGGAAATAATGCTTCTAGCTCCAACTTACTTACACTAAACGGCGGCCCTACTTTTTCATCTTGTGGGTAGTCAACGCTAATCAGCAACATTTTAGTGCCCGCTTTAAATAATGTTAATAACTTAGCCGCATATTGCAGGCGCATAGCTTCTGGTAAGGCAACTAAAGCCGCTCTATCATAGATAAACTGGCATTCAGTTATGGCTTGCTTAGGCAAGTTGAAAAAATCGCCGTTCCATATCGTAATCTGCTCTGTTTGATAGCATCTAAAGTTATTAGTTGCTTCGCTAACACTAGGCTCTAACTGATGCTGAGCAAAAAAATCACGGCATGCGATATCAGATAACTCAGCCCCTACAACACTATAGCTTTTAGCTAAAAACGCTAGATCTAAAGACTTGCCGCATAAAGGTACAAATACCTTAGTTGCTGTTGGCAAAGCTAACTGTGGCAATAGCTCCTGCAACATAGGGTGGACATCATCTAATTGAAACCCTAAATGATCATTTTGCCAACAAGCTAACCAAAATTCTGCATCCATTAATATACCCGAGTTATTTGTG
This window harbors:
- a CDS encoding dicarboxylate/amino acid:cation symporter encodes the protein MANDKKLGLTARIVIGMCAGILVGFLFKTILAGQEERILSIFGFDFAIKAFFVDGLFHVGGEIFIASLKMLVVPLVFVSLVCGTCSLSDTSSLGRLGGKTIGLYLLTTAIAISIAIFAALIFSPGLGVEMQADTTFSLSEAPSLSQVFINIFPSNPFESMAKGNMLQVIVFAVLFGLAMAMSGKSGERLAAVFSDLNDVIMKLVTVLMNLAPYGVFFLMAKLFTTLGFETIASLAKYFAVVLFVLLFHGFVVYGAMLKLVSGLNPKIFFSKMRDAALFGFSTSSSNASMPVTMETVTKKLGVKNSVASFTVPLGATINMDGTAIMQGVATVFIAQVFAVDLTITDFLMVILTATLASVGTAGVPGVGLIMLAMVLQQVGLPVEGIGLIIGVDRLLDMTRTSVNISGDAMVSCIVGKSEKEFDIDVFNDPNAGVKDENIDFNQLR
- a CDS encoding thiopurine S-methyltransferase yields the protein MDAEFWLACWQNDHLGFQLDDVHPMLQELLPQLALPTATKVFVPLCGKSLDLAFLAKSYSVVGAELSDIACRDFFAQHQLEPSVSEATNNFRCYQTEQITIWNGDFFNLPKQAITECQFIYDRAALVALPEAMRLQYAAKLLTLFKAGTKMLLISVDYPQDEKVGPPFSVSKLELEALFPSASIKELAVQDLTAKGFAKRKFSVSKLIETAYLISFN